The Gemmatimonas phototrophica region CAGCGCCGGGGGCGCGAGCAGCGTGAGTGCAGCAGCGAACAGCAGCAACGGGTGACGGTTCATCGCGGGCCCATGCAAAAGGTGAAGAGACATCGTACAATATGCCGATGAACTCCCTTCTCCGTGCCTGGCGGCCCGCGGCCGTCGTTGCCGCGGTCGCCGCCCTTGCCAGCGTCTCGTTGGCCGCGACCAACTCCCGTGGGCCGGTGCCACGCCGCCTGCACTCCCCTGTCGGGACCAGGACTCCCGCCCCACAGCGTGCGACTCTCGCCTTGGTGGGCGGCACGCTCATTGACGGTCATGGCGGGGCCCCCATACCGAACAGCGTGATCCTGGTGGATGGCACGCGCATTGTGGCGGTGGGGCGTGTGGGCACCCTCGCTGTCCCCGCTGGCGCGACGGTCATTTCAACGGAAGGGCAGTATATCCTGCCCGGCCTGTGGGACATGCACGTGCACGTCATGCTCGTGGGCCACGCCAACTATGCCCACTGGGATAGCGTGTCCCCACCGGAATGGGAGCGCAGTATCATTCCGGCCGCCGCGAAACAGAGTGTCATGGCCGGCGTGACAAGTATTCGTGATCTGGGCGGCCCGCTCGAACAGATTCTGGCCGTGCGCAACCGCATCGACCGCGGCGAACTGGTGGGCGCCACGATCTACACATCCGGTCCGTTCCTGCAACACGCACCGTATCCTGGCACCGAGCAGTTTCGCTGGGGCATCAGCGGCGTGGCTGATGCGCGCGCCAAGGTAAAAAAACTGGCCGACGCCGGAGTCAACGTCATCAAGCTCATCGATCAGGACCAGATGACGAAGGACGAAATCCGTGCCGTGGTGGATGAAGCCCACGCCCGGAAGCTCCCCGTGGTGGCCCATGCCCACCGACCGGAAGAAGTGCGACTCGGCCTGGAAATGGGTGTGGACGACTTTGAGCACACCGGCATGCAGGCCGCGCCCATGTATCCGGAAGACGTCATGCGCGCCCTTGCGGAACGCACTGCACAGGGTGCCAAGGGGCCGCTGTGGTGGACACCCACCATCGACGTGCTGACCAACTACACGCGCCGACGCGATGACGATGAGTATCTCGACGACCCGCGGTGGTACCAATACCTCCCCGAGGGCATTGTACGCGACATTCGCGCCTCACTGCGTCGGATGGACACGTTGCAGTACTACCGGCTGGTTCCTGATCGCGGCCCTACGTTGCAAACCAAGTTCCGGCAACTTGCACGCAGCGGCGCTCGACTGCTCATAGGCACCGACGCTGGCGTGCCCGGCAACTTTCATGGCTACGCGACCGCCGAAGAAATGATTACCTGGGTGCGACAGTACCAGATGGACCCTATGGAAACCATTCGCGCGGCGACATTCTGGCCAGCCATGTCGCTGGGATTGCAGGACAAGGTTGGCACGGTGTCCGTGGGCAAGACGGCGGACATCATAACTGTGCGCGAGAATCCGTTGACCACCATGGAAACGCTGCGTCACGTGCAGATGGTCATTAAGCATGGGAAGCGCGTGAAGTGAGCGACTCCGCTGTCGGACGGCCGGTGAACCTGCACAGCTACGAGGCAGCCGCCGCCGAGCACCTGCCGCGTATGGTGTACGACTACTATGCAGGCGGCGCCAACGATGAGATCCTGCTCCGTGAATCGCGCTCCGCATGGGATGACGTCCGCATTCGCTATCGAGTGCTCCGCGATGTCTCTCAACGCGATCTGTCGGTGAACATCTCCGGCCACCAGTTGGACTGGCCGGTTATTGTGGCGCCCATGGCCTTTCAGCAGATGGCCACGCCGGAAGGAGAAGTCGCCACGGCTCGGGCCAGCGCGACCATGGGCAGCGGCATGATTCTCTCCACGTTGTCCAACCGCACCATCGAGGCGGTGCGCGCCGCATCCTACGGACTCCTCTGGTTCCAGCTGTACATCTACCGCGATCGCGGGGTTACGGCGGAGTTGGTCCGTCGCGCCGAGCGGGCCGGGTGTACGGGACTGGTGCTGACGGTGGATACCCCACTGCTCGGGCGACGCGAGCGGGATCTGCTGAACGGCTTCCACGTGCCCGCCG contains the following coding sequences:
- a CDS encoding alpha-hydroxy acid oxidase, which gives rise to MSDSAVGRPVNLHSYEAAAAEHLPRMVYDYYAGGANDEILLRESRSAWDDVRIRYRVLRDVSQRDLSVNISGHQLDWPVIVAPMAFQQMATPEGEVATARASATMGSGMILSTLSNRTIEAVRAASYGLLWFQLYIYRDRGVTAELVRRAERAGCTGLVLTVDTPLLGRRERDLLNGFHVPAEFDAPNLGVDMRGTLASQHQAASALATFIADYWDAGIAWKDLAWLQSITSLPIYVKGIVRGDDALLALEYGAAGVIVSNHGGRQLDTALPTARALPEIAQAMQGRGLLLVDGGIRRGTDVLKALAMGANAVLLGRPVLWGLSVNGEAGAQHVMELLRSEVDLAFALAGVRSPAEATPDLIA
- a CDS encoding amidohydrolase family protein, producing MNSLLRAWRPAAVVAAVAALASVSLAATNSRGPVPRRLHSPVGTRTPAPQRATLALVGGTLIDGHGGAPIPNSVILVDGTRIVAVGRVGTLAVPAGATVISTEGQYILPGLWDMHVHVMLVGHANYAHWDSVSPPEWERSIIPAAAKQSVMAGVTSIRDLGGPLEQILAVRNRIDRGELVGATIYTSGPFLQHAPYPGTEQFRWGISGVADARAKVKKLADAGVNVIKLIDQDQMTKDEIRAVVDEAHARKLPVVAHAHRPEEVRLGLEMGVDDFEHTGMQAAPMYPEDVMRALAERTAQGAKGPLWWTPTIDVLTNYTRRRDDDEYLDDPRWYQYLPEGIVRDIRASLRRMDTLQYYRLVPDRGPTLQTKFRQLARSGARLLIGTDAGVPGNFHGYATAEEMITWVRQYQMDPMETIRAATFWPAMSLGLQDKVGTVSVGKTADIITVRENPLTTMETLRHVQMVIKHGKRVK